The genomic DNA GGTTCCAACAGCGTAAGTGGGTACCAGCGTTGGCTGTGGGACAGAATCACCGGCACACGTCTGCGCAAGAGAGCCAACACCCAGATCGGCGCACGATTCACCAAGACGCTCAGCCAGAGTACTTTCTATGAACTCAAGCTGAACTCCCTTTTCACCAGCAATAGAGTGGGTGCCACACCGGTGCCTGACACTTTCCCCGATTCTGTGGATTTCAACTGGGTGGTTGGTACTATTGCCTTTCCCAACAACAATTCCCCTGACATGCTGAATTATCAGCTCGGCTACGATTCCTTCACAAAGGAAAAGACACGGACGCTCTCCGCTGAGGGTGCGCTCACCAGTCAGATTACCAAGGCACATCTTCTCAACGGGGGCTTTCAAGTCAACTCCTACCTTGTTGATGTGTCCAATTTTCTCAACATACGCTCCAATCGTTTGGTAGAACGCTACACTGCGCACCCGTTCGAAGCTGCCCTTTACGTACAGGACAAGATGGAGTTCGAGGGGCTGATAGCTAACGTGGGCCTCCGGTTCGACCTGTGGTATGCTGGGACTGACTACTACACCGATTTGTATACGCCATTTGGCGACGCCGATTCCTTGGGCCGGTTCAACCCCACAAAGGGACAAAGGAAAAAGGCACCGACCTACACGCGCCTCCAACCGCGTTTGGGTTTCTCGTTTCCGGTCTCGGCGAGCACCGTGTTCCATCTCAACTACGGAGCCTTTATGCAGCGGCCTGCCTTCCAGTACATTGTTTCGAGCAGGCTCGGGCAGAGGCTGAACAACCCGGTGATCTTGGGCAATCCGCGTCTGGAGCCCGAGACAACAAATAGCTACGACGTGGGTGTGGTGCAGGCCCTCGGCGAAGGTTTCACGGTCGACGTGAGCGGTTACTACAAAGATGTCAAGAACCTGGTCCAGCAGGCCAATTTCATAGACCAACGGGCTGGCTACCAAGTGAGTTCTTACTTCAATCTGGACTACGCTGACATTCGCGGTTTTCGCGTCATGCTTCACAAGCGCAAGGGTGCGCTGACAGGTTCGGTCAATTACCAGTATGGATACGCCACCGGCAAGAGCGCCACAGCTACCGCAGCGACGCCGATCTTCAATCGGGACACCTCGAATGTGGTGACGACCGACCTAACCAATGTGCCGACGCGCGATATTCTCCTTGATTTCGACCGCACGCACAACGTGGTGGTCACCATCGGCTACACTACTGGCCACCACTGGGGGCCGTCGATCTTCAACACGCGGCCGTTTGGAGATGTGGCGGTGTCGCTCCGTTCCTCGATCCGCAGCGGCAGACCATACACCTCGCCTTCGGACATCAGGCTTATCAATGTGAAACGCGCGCCCTCGGAGTCCAATACTGACCTGCGTCTTACCAAGACGATCCGCAACTTCTTTGGCGCTCCGGCGAGGTTCTATGTGGAGGTCTTTA from Calditrichota bacterium includes the following:
- a CDS encoding TonB-dependent receptor — protein: MAARHWLVGFALFWCVAPLSAQTVGKIAGKVTDAGTGEPLPGTNVVIVGTSMGAATDGKGDYYILNVPPGRYSLRASMIGYKSTVVVDVIVNAGKTTTVDFALAQTVLELGEIVVQATRPDVERDKTSTSAIVRFDDVQMLPGIRDIGDVIGLAADIVDGHFRGGRQGEEYYLLQGLGIVNPLDRSSAFLPIMSGVEEVEVITSGFGAQYGNAQSGVVNISMKEGHPHRWRTRVESRFRAPGRKHFGPSVYDPSANAYLKLLLDEHVWRTGDPSAEHAQPYYGTMASGLTNSFAGDTLVQLAVARALWRQSRRDMGRSYGNEVDYSVEAASGGPVNQRMRMFLALRAEREWPVFPTEQANTEYQAMGNLAVDLGGASTLRLSGGLSRLSDAVFPGSNSVSGYQRWLWDRITGTRLRKRANTQIGARFTKTLSQSTFYELKLNSLFTSNRVGATPVPDTFPDSVDFNWVVGTIAFPNNNSPDMLNYQLGYDSFTKEKTRTLSAEGALTSQITKAHLLNGGFQVNSYLVDVSNFLNIRSNRLVERYTAHPFEAALYVQDKMEFEGLIANVGLRFDLWYAGTDYYTDLYTPFGDADSLGRFNPTKGQRKKAPTYTRLQPRLGFSFPVSASTVFHLNYGAFMQRPAFQYIVSSRLGQRLNNPVILGNPRLEPETTNSYDVGVVQALGEGFTVDVSGYYKDVKNLVQQANFIDQRAGYQVSSYFNLDYADIRGFRVMLHKRKGALTGSVNYQYGYATGKSATATAATPIFNRDTSNVVTTDLTNVPTRDILLDFDRTHNVVVTIGYTTGHHWGPSIFNTRPFGDVAVSLRSSIRSGRPYTSPSDIRLINVKRAPSESNTDLRLTKTIRNFFGAPARFYVEVFNLFNNRVLNYDYLFQRPTPTNPNLPLQYYEKYPIDDKENGVRYWWDKGRQGPFSIDQSFLLYENSPRSFNFGVVFEF